The segment tatttacacacttttttaccaatacatttgtttaaaaaaatatataaaacatgaaagcaacttcctaatatttattctttttatattgccTTAGAATAGATCCACAGCCCGACCACAGCGAtaacaaatacattgtttttgaaagCTGTCTTCGAGAGCTGTTTGTGTCCTGTCCAGTTTGTAAGACAAAGTGTGTTGTCCAGATCAGACGAAGGGGGACTTTTGTTGCATTCACCCAGCTTTGTGAAAAGTGTAACTACTACAGACAGTGGCAGAGCCAGCCCATTGTAGGGAGTACCCCACTTGGAAACCTGCTATTGTCTGCTGCAACGTATTTTACCGGTGGATCTTTTAAACAACTAGAGAaggtattacaattacaataaaattcacaaaaaactACTGTGTTGTTtcagtatgtatgtactgtatgatttctatgatttctatgttaatagattttcaaGGCCATGAAGCTCCAGATGATGCATTTCGTAACTTTTAGGATTCATGCCAGGAATTTCATTGAGCCTACCATAATACACAAGTGGAACCAAGATCAACTGAATCTTATAAGACAGCTGCAAGAGGGAGGAAATGTTGCTGTGGCTGGAGATATGCGTGCTGACACGCCAGGTacgtttacagtatattaaaaaaaatcacgccgtttattttatagtctttgaGTTTTCCTAAAATAGTATGATACTGATGTTCTCAGTAATGTTCTATATATGATTATGATGTTTACAATAGGACACCATTATGCACATGGAAACCAACAAAATTCTGGATCTTCAACTAGTTCAGGTTagtaattaagcatttaaaaaatttatttacattttcttttatctgttattgtttatactctactctgtttatacatttgaaatgttgtgtaCCCAACAACAGAGCAACGAGGTTGGTGGAAGTTATCATATGGAAAAGGAGGGATTGAAGCGTTGTCTCGATAAGCTCGAGTCTAATGGTTTAGCTGTTGACTACATCGTCACCGATCGCCATCCGCTGATTCAGAAGTACCTGAGGGACCGCAATATCACTCAGTTCTATGACGTGTGGCACTTTGAGAAAGGTAATTATTtatctttgtattattaattgattcttattcagttaattgttcaacctaacatgtacatttttatttttgtggtaatttTATTATCTTGAAATATTGATTGTACAACCAAGCTTTTACTTTGTACAGGTTTATCTAAGAAACTTGACAAACTTTCAAAAATGAAGGACTGTGAGGTGCTGAAAAAATGGTTGCACAGCATCAAAAACCATGTTTACTGGAGTGCGATTTCCTCTGAGTCTGGGCCAGAAAAGGTGGCGAAGTGGAATTCACTGCAGAACCACATCCAAAATGTACATGTTCATGAGAACCACCTCTTCCCCAAGTGTGAACACCCAGACAAAGTTTCCAGGGATCCAAAAAAATGGATCCAACCAGGTATGACTGTATAGAGagacaaatgacaataaaatgacagtaaactagtaaaattgagattttcttcatattttatctgtttggttacaGGATCAATAGCGCTCCATAAAGTGGAAAAGCTATTATACAACAAGAGAGTTCTCAAGGATATAGAAAAGCTCAGCCACAACTTTCAGACGTCATCACTGGAGGCTTTCCACAGTCTGATTTTGCGTTTTGCCCCAAAGTACGTGATTTTCCCTTTCATAGAAATGTTGTGCAGGTAATAATCTTtgacatattcagtaatatttataagcattgtttctaacaattgttatggaaatgttttttttattcattattttattaatattaatgatctttccctataataaataatgttctttcctAATAAGTAAGAAAAAGGTTAAATAGGTTAGGAGCCTTGCCTGTGGCCCTACAGTATGTTATCTATGATATGAGTAGCAGAGATATAAAGAGCTATAAAGCCTCCCATCTTGGCGAGCACTCACATTCTCTTGACTGACTGTGCGACTGTGAGCCTTTCTTGCAAGAAAGAAACCATTATAATCATTGATTGAACATTTGTCTCTTATtctgaattgtttgtttatttgtcacaacacagtctactaatcttttcatattttatggatTGTGCACTGATTACAGGCTGTATCTTGCAGCAATGCACTATAATGAAAATGCTAACCGTGAGCAGGCAACAACAACTGAAGGACAGGCTGTGTATAAGATCGTTTTTCCAAAGTCCAAAAAAGGGGAATGCACAGCAAAGCCAGTGAAAATAGAACCAACATAcagtaagtttgttttattaacaataatatataaaaaaaaactataaaataaatataagcttacaaaaaatatttataaatattacacaaatgttaattataaaacaaaggtagattatttatcagtaattatgtaaaacCATAGAGTGACTCGGTATTCTGTTTTTTACAGACTATGTGGATGACCTTATGAGCCTTCTGTTACATAAAGTCTTTGTGGACCCCAAGCCATATGCGGAAGAGCTGCATGCAATCCCCATTCCACCTCCTCTGTCATCACAGTATGAAAAACCTTCCAAAGAAGAGGTGATTGCCCAGCGTGTGTCACGATTCAGTCGAGGGGTGGCCGGAACCCAACATACTGTCCCGCTGGATCAGGAAACTGTAGACGGATCCGGTTAAcaacacatgaggggatgacaaCCCTCACACTACGTCCTAGGTAGCCCCAGCACCAGCTGACAAAGCTGCGATAGGCCAGATAACGGAAACGCCTATGACAGGAATAGAAAACCTCAATATTGTGTATAAAACCAGTGGTATATTGGAAACATGTATATGTGATGtgaaaatatgtttgataaaaatgtatattttgattagtttttgtctttgaataactatatagtaaatataaatgtgtaaatatatatattttgtatctattgtcttttatttatgttcttttacacaacataatttcataaaatttaataaatacttactcctcttcatttctgcgtctcactggtccatagtcggctctgtaaatattattgatattttgcaaAGTATACGGATTTAAGCAGTTTGGTTCAAAACCTGGATGCTCAACCATACATTTAGGAGGGTCTGGAACCTCCATCATTCGTTTTACAACCTAAACAGTAATGTAAGACAATGAGAACATACTGTACAATTAACCTATGttcatcttttaaatatgaaaaaagaattATACAGAACTATTCACACGTTATGCATAATTTTGGTAATAGGTTATTACACTACCTTCTGTATTTCTTTGCAGCAGATGTTTTCCTCTTCAATTGGCATTTTTGCACAGTTATTACATGTacacctaataaaatatatatatatttttttaaataaaaaaggttcttgaatacacttttgttaatagacaaacacttattaatgttataaattaaacatcaactattataattagtacaattaaattacagcgtatctaaaaaagtattagatatcaacaacaaaaaacataccatTCTGAAACGTCATTTAAACGCCGTTCTTGAACAGGTTCTGCTCGTTCATCTTCATTAAAATTTTCTGGGTCCGATTCGGGATCAAATTGGTATGGTTTTATTGACGCCATTGTTTCTAACACCACCAAAGCACAGACGACTGGTAAAGGTAAGGGGCGTGACGTTACCGAAAAACGTGCTCTAGGCggttagcgaatcacaacacactgggccagctaaccaatctgagcccattgcTATTTTTGTGGGACTGGCTTCATAGAACCCGGAAACCATCACACCGTTTTACAAGGAGGgacagagcagtgtagagtaaaggtaaaatatatgaaaaataatgcgattttttaaaaaacaaagcacGAACACATGTTACAGTGCACCccacaaacacaatcaagccttccAAAAACCGCGTTTTACCACCCCTTCAAAAACTATTAATCAAACGACAGAAGATAATTACGTTTTGATTATGCTGAGAATTTAGAGGCCTGTATCAAATATACAGCTGGCTTTAAATGGTTAAAacctattaaaaatatttttgggaaaTATTTTGCTTGAGATGTGTGCTTATGCTAGCTTTCTTTATTATATATGCATTGATgcgtttaa is part of the Carassius carassius chromosome 33, fCarCar2.1, whole genome shotgun sequence genome and harbors:
- the LOC132114091 gene encoding uncharacterized protein LOC132114091, yielding MHMETNKILDLQLVQSNEVGGSYHMEKEGLKRCLDKLESNGLAVDYIVTDRHPLIQKYLRDRNITQFYDVWHFEKGLSKKLDKLSKMKDCEVLKKWLHSIKNHVYWSAISSESGPEKVAKWNSLQNHIQNVHVHENHLFPKCEHPDKVSRDPKKWIQPGSIALHKVEKLLYNKRVLKDIEKLSHNFQTSSLEAFHSLILRFAPKYVIFPFIEMLCR
- the LOC132114263 gene encoding P2X purinoceptor 7-like gives rise to the protein MPIEEENICCKEIQKVVKRMMEVPDPPKCMVEHPGFEPNCLNPYTLQNINNIYRADYGPVRRRNEEERFRYLAYRSFVSWCWGYLGRSVRVVIPSCVVNRIRLQFPDPAGQYVGFRPPLD